A part of Canis lupus familiaris isolate Mischka breed German Shepherd chromosome 4, alternate assembly UU_Cfam_GSD_1.0, whole genome shotgun sequence genomic DNA contains:
- the TLX3 gene encoding T-cell leukemia homeobox protein 3: MEAPASAQTPHPHEPISFGIDQILNSPDQDSAPAPRGPDGASYLGGPPGGRPGATYPSLPASFAGLGAPFEDPGSYSVNLSLAPAGVIRVPAHRPLPGAVPPPLPSALPAMPSVPTVSSLGGLNFPWMESSRRFVKDRFTAAAALTPFTVTRRIGHPYQNRTPPKRKKPRTSFSRVQICELEKRFHRQKYLASAERAALAKSLKMTDAQVKTWFQNRRTKWRRQTAEEREAERQQASRLMLQLQHDAFQKSLNDSIQPDPLCLHNSSLFALQNLQPWEEDSSKVPAVTSLV; encoded by the exons ATGGAGGCGCCCGCCAGCGCGCAGACCCCGCACCCGCACGAGCCCATCAGCTTCGGCATCGACCAGATCCTCAACAGCCCGGACCAGGACAGCGCACCGGCCCCGCGGGGCCCCGACGGCGCCAGCTACCTGGGCGGGCCCCCCGGGGGCCGTCCGGGCGCCACGTACCCGTCCCTACCCGCCTCCTTTGCGGGCCTCGGCGCGCCCTTCGAGGACCCGGGATCTTACAGTGTCAACCTGAGCCTGGCGCCCGCCGGCGTGATCCGGGTGCCCGCACACAGGCCGCTGCCCGGGGCCGTGCCGCCGCCTCTGCCCAGCGCGCTGCCCGCCATGCCCTCCGTGCCCACGGTCTCCAGCCTGGGCggcctcaacttcccctggatgGAGAGCAGCCGCCGCTTCGTGAAAGACCGCTTCACAG CGGCGGCGGCGCTCACGCCCTTCACCGTGACCCGGCGCATCGGCCACCCCTACCAGAACCGGACGCCGCCCAAGCGGAAGAAGCCGCGCACGTCCTTTTCTCGGGTGCAGATCTGCGAGCTGGAGAAGCGCTTCCACCGCCAGAAGTACCTGGCCTCGGCCGAGAGGGCGGCGCTCGCCAAGTCCCTCAAAATGACGGACGCGCAGGTCAAGACGTGGTTCCAAAACCGGAGGACCAAGTGGCG GCGGCAGACGGCGGAGGAGCGGGAGGCGGAGCGGCAGCAGGCGAGCCGGCTCATGCTGCAGCTGCAACACGACGCCTTCCAAAAGAGCCTCAACGACTCCATCCAGCCCGACCCTCTCTGTCTGCACAACTCGTCGCTCTTTGCTCTGCAGAATCTGCAGCCCTGGGAGGAGGACAGCTCCAAGGTCCCCGCCGTCACCTCTCTGGTGTGA